The Punica granatum isolate Tunisia-2019 chromosome 4, ASM765513v2, whole genome shotgun sequence genome has a window encoding:
- the LOC116204242 gene encoding uncharacterized protein LOC116204242 encodes MAGKQVDLGIKLGRLEGPTKGMGEEFSKKTPAAATSSGGRRGKEVSVNAVNSAHAGSQQYSVNFTPAPPSIAAYASPATHYQPQPPTQPIYYSASPTPLPTTSQLVVHHYTPAPPQAQQYRPPASRAPQPMQ; translated from the coding sequence ATGGCCGGGAAACAAGTGGACCTTGGCATCAAGTTGGGGAGACTTGAAGGCCCTACGAAGGGAATGggagaggagttctcgaagaAGACCCCTGCAGCGGCGACCTCTTCCGGCggaagaagagggaaagaaGTCTCGGTTAATGCCGTTAATTCAGCGCATGCGGGATCTCAACAGTATTCGGTGAATTTCACGCCTGCACCGCCTTCTATTGCCGCCTACGCTTCGCCGGCGACGCATTATCAGCCTCAACCTCCTACTCAACCTATCTACTATTCAGCTTCACCGACTCCACTACCTACAACCTCACAACTGGTCGTCCACCATTATACTCCCGCTCCACCTCAAGCCCAACAGTAcagacccccggcttcgagagctCCTCAGCCGATGCAATAG
- the LOC116205599 gene encoding probable aspartyl protease At4g16563 → MVPHQPSKATISLSFLILLLEAIFSFTSTKCFEKQGGSHRLVLGLSRSQTHIFLPKASAQSTKRPAAATSDISEPLREARDGYLVSLSIGTPQQVIQVYLDTGSDLTWAPCGNLSFECIDCDDYRSSKLYTAFSPSLSSSSSRDTCTSLLCMDVHSSENPYDPCIMAGCSLNSALKGTCARPCPSFAYTYGAGGLIVGTLTLDTLRVHGSSTGVIREIPKFTFGCVSSTYHEPTGIAGFGKGPLSLPSQLGFLHKGFSHCFLAFKYANNPNISSPLVIGDTAIALDDDGHMQLTPMLQSPMYPNYYYIGLEAMTIGNLSALHVPQNLREFDYEGNGGLLVDSGTTYTHLPEPFYSELLSTLELLIRYPRATEHEQMTGFDLCYSIRAPNNTLVDDLLPSITFHFLNNVSLVLPKGNNFYAMGAPSNSTVVKCLLYQSMDDGDYGPGGVFGSFQQQNVLVVYDLQKKRMGFQATDCASVAIAQGLQKH, encoded by the coding sequence ATGGTACCACATCAACCATCGAAAGCCACCATTAGTCTTAGTTTTCTAATTCTTCTCCTCGAAGCTATTTTCAGTTTCACATCCACCAAATGCTTCGAAAAGCAGGGAGGCTCTCATAGGCTTGTTCTAGGCCTGAGCCGCTCTCAAACCCACATTTTTCTTCCAAAAGCCTCCGCTCAATCCACTAAACGACCTGCTGCTGCAACATCAGACATTTCGGAGCCCCTAAGGGAAGCTCGAGATGGGTACTTGGTATCCCTGAGCATAGGGACACCCCAACAAGTCATTCAGGTGTACCTAGACACGGGGAGTGACCTGACATGGGCTCCATGCGGTAACCTATCCTTTGAATGCATCGACTGTGATGACTATAGGAGCAGCAAACTATATACTGCATTCTCTCCATCCCTCTCTTCCTCATCCTCAAGGGACACATGCACTAGCTTGCTCTGCATGGACGTCCACAGCTCCGAGAATCCATACGATCCTTGCATCATGGCTGGTTGCTCTCTGAACTCTGCCCTAAAGGGCACTTGTGCCAGGCCCTGCCCTTCCTTTGCCTACACCTATGGTGCCGGTGGCCTTATTGTTGGCACCCTTACATTGGACACCCTTCGAGTTCACGGTAGCAGCACAGGGGTAATCAGAGAAATTCCAAAGTTCACTTTCGGTTGCGTGAGCTCCACGTACCACGAGCCCACTGGGATAGCTGGTTTTGGAAAGGGACCACTCTCCCTTCCTTCCCAATTGGGGTTTCTCCATAAGGGTTTCTCCCATTGCTTCTTGGCCTTCAAGTACGCAAACAATCCCAATATCTCAAGCCCCCTCGTGATAGGCGATACGGCCATAGCTTTGGATGATGATGGACACATGCAACTCACGCCAATGTTGCAGTCTCCGATGTACCCTAATTACTACTACATCGGCCTAGAGGCCATGACCATAGGCAACTTAAGTGCATTGCACGTCCCACAAAACCTTAGGGAGTTTGACTACGAGGGGAATGGAGGCCTACTAGTAGACTCCGGCACCACCTACACTCACCTTCCCGAACCTTTCTACTCGGAATTGCTCTCAACGCTTGAGCTGTTGATAAGATACCCTCGAGCAACTGAGCATGAGCAGATGACTGGCTTCGACCTCTGCTACAGCATCCGTGCTCCCAACAATACATTGGTCGATGATCTTCTCCCTTCCATCACATTCCATTTCTTGAACAACGTCAGCTTAGTTTTGCCCAAGGGAAACAACTTCTATGCCATGGGTGCACCGTCGAACTCCACAGTTGTGAAATGTCTACTCTACCAAAGCATGGATGATGGAGATTATGGGCCTGGCGGGGTTTTCGGGAGCTTTCAACAGCAGAATGTTCTGGTCGTTTATGATTTGCAGAAGAAAAGGATGGGATTTCAGGCAACAGACTGTGCTTCCGTTGCTATTGCACAAGGGCTTCAGAAGCATTAA